The following coding sequences are from one Paenibacillus sp. JDR-2 window:
- the gmd gene encoding GDP-mannose 4,6-dehydratase — protein MNKVAFITGITGQDGMYLAELLLAKGYVVHGLRRRSSLANTGRIDRLADEANKTGKKLVLHYGDLTDSTNLVRLVQQIQPDEIYNLAAMSHVHVSFDSPEYTANADGIGTLRLLEAIRILGLTEKTRIYQASTSELYGLVQAVPQSETTPFYPRSPYAVAKLYGYWITVNYREAYNMYACNGILFNHESPVRGETFVTRKITRAVARIAYGMQDVLALGNLSAKRDWGHARDYVDAMYRILQQDTAEDYVIATGETTEVREFVRLAFAEAGIEVAFDGEGAEEYGCVVACSNPDYQIPQGTTVVKVDPRFYRPSEVELLIGDSTKARTKLNWQPVSSLKDLVGEMVAGDLEEARRVVDLRKLGYGVSLDME, from the coding sequence ATGAATAAGGTCGCCTTCATTACAGGGATTACCGGGCAGGACGGGATGTATCTGGCAGAGCTGCTGCTTGCCAAAGGATACGTCGTACATGGACTTAGGCGCCGGAGCTCGCTTGCGAATACCGGGCGGATTGACCGCCTTGCCGATGAAGCGAATAAAACCGGGAAGAAGCTGGTGCTTCATTACGGAGATTTAACGGATTCCACGAATTTGGTTCGTTTGGTCCAGCAGATTCAGCCGGACGAGATTTATAATTTGGCCGCAATGAGCCATGTTCATGTGAGCTTTGATTCACCCGAATATACGGCTAACGCGGACGGTATCGGAACCCTGCGGCTGCTTGAAGCGATCCGGATTCTAGGGCTGACGGAGAAGACCAGAATTTATCAGGCTTCTACCTCCGAGCTTTATGGCTTGGTGCAGGCGGTGCCTCAAAGCGAAACGACGCCGTTTTACCCAAGAAGTCCTTACGCGGTTGCGAAGCTGTACGGGTATTGGATTACGGTGAACTACCGGGAAGCGTACAATATGTATGCATGCAACGGGATTTTGTTCAACCATGAAAGCCCGGTTCGCGGAGAAACCTTCGTAACCCGGAAAATAACCCGTGCGGTTGCGCGTATTGCTTACGGTATGCAGGATGTGCTGGCTCTTGGCAACCTGTCGGCTAAACGCGATTGGGGCCATGCGCGCGACTATGTCGACGCGATGTACCGGATTCTTCAGCAGGATACCGCGGAGGATTACGTGATTGCCACGGGCGAAACGACGGAGGTCAGAGAGTTTGTTCGCCTTGCTTTTGCGGAAGCGGGCATCGAGGTTGCCTTCGACGGAGAAGGGGCTGAGGAATACGGCTGCGTGGTAGCCTGCAGCAATCCGGATTACCAGATTCCGCAAGGCACAACCGTAGTCAAAGTAGACCCTCGATTCTACCGGCCGTCTGAAGTAGAGCTTCTAATCGGGGATTCGACCAAAGCTAGGACCAAGCTGAACTGGCAGCCGGTTAGCAGCCTGAAGGATCTCGTCGGCGAGATGGTCGCGGGCGATCTGGAGGAAGCGCGGCGGGTTGTCGATCTGCGCAAGCTCGGTTACGGCGTAAGCTTGGATATGGAATAA
- a CDS encoding FMN-binding glutamate synthase family protein, which yields MLLSILLILVAIIALPPIIFFSYMYALSKKPKHSIIRSHPFLGWLRYLLEKLGPEFRQYWFDNDTEGKPFSRADFVGVVYAAKYRTDLISFGGRRDYEKPGFYLSNAMFPKLTSELKIDNETMLPGKKYVITDEGVFTRQEKFISEQVRPWLLHEDDALIVGENRNQPWKLKGLFGASATSFGAVGENYIQSTGSGAYMAGGSWINTGEGGVADVHLSTGVDVVSQIGPGLYGFRDETGKFSIEAFKRKASHSNIKAFELKFHQGAKIRGGHLEGSKVNEKVAAARLVPVGKTVNSPNRFEFLTRPEEALEFIQTLQREGGKPVGVKIVVGDPQRLEPFFQAMIDMNIYPDFITVDGSEGGSGATFKAMADGMGLPLFAGLLILDDTARKFGVRDRFKIFASGKLITPDKVAIALALGADAVNSARGFMMANGCIMALQCHTGKCPAGVTTTDDKYQEALAPEEKQWRVMNYILQMREGLFSLAAACGLNSPREFRREHVVFMTDNGHTDRVVDLYPYPEPL from the coding sequence ATGCTTCTTTCCATTCTGCTTATTTTGGTTGCCATTATCGCGCTGCCTCCAATTATCTTCTTCAGCTACATGTACGCGTTATCGAAGAAACCAAAGCATTCCATTATCCGTTCGCATCCGTTCCTTGGCTGGCTCCGCTACCTGCTTGAGAAGCTTGGTCCCGAGTTCCGGCAATACTGGTTCGATAACGATACGGAGGGCAAACCGTTCTCGAGAGCCGACTTTGTTGGTGTCGTATACGCCGCGAAATACCGGACGGATCTGATCTCCTTCGGCGGCCGCCGGGATTACGAGAAGCCCGGCTTTTATTTGTCCAACGCCATGTTTCCGAAGCTAACGAGCGAATTAAAGATCGATAACGAAACCATGCTGCCTGGCAAAAAATATGTCATTACCGATGAAGGCGTCTTCACGCGCCAGGAAAAGTTTATATCCGAACAAGTCAGACCTTGGCTCCTTCATGAGGATGATGCGCTGATCGTGGGGGAAAACAGAAATCAGCCTTGGAAGCTGAAAGGCTTGTTCGGTGCCTCGGCTACCTCCTTTGGCGCGGTTGGCGAGAACTACATTCAATCGACGGGCAGCGGCGCCTATATGGCGGGAGGCTCCTGGATTAACACGGGAGAAGGCGGCGTGGCCGATGTCCATCTATCGACAGGCGTTGATGTGGTGTCCCAGATTGGACCCGGCTTATATGGCTTCCGGGACGAGACAGGCAAATTCTCGATTGAAGCCTTTAAGCGTAAAGCCAGCCATTCCAACATTAAAGCCTTTGAACTGAAATTCCATCAGGGCGCAAAGATCCGCGGCGGACATCTGGAAGGCTCCAAGGTGAATGAAAAGGTTGCTGCAGCTCGCCTTGTTCCCGTCGGCAAAACCGTCAATTCCCCGAACCGCTTCGAGTTTCTGACAAGACCCGAGGAAGCGCTGGAATTCATCCAAACGCTGCAGCGGGAAGGCGGAAAACCGGTTGGCGTAAAAATCGTCGTTGGCGATCCGCAACGGCTTGAGCCATTTTTCCAGGCTATGATCGATATGAATATTTATCCGGACTTTATAACGGTTGACGGCTCCGAAGGGGGCTCGGGCGCTACCTTCAAAGCAATGGCGGACGGCATGGGGCTTCCTTTATTCGCCGGCCTGCTGATCCTTGACGACACGGCGCGCAAATTCGGCGTTAGGGACCGATTCAAAATTTTCGCATCCGGCAAGCTTATTACCCCGGATAAAGTCGCGATTGCACTCGCGCTTGGCGCGGATGCCGTCAATTCTGCCCGCGGCTTTATGATGGCGAACGGTTGCATCATGGCGCTGCAGTGCCATACCGGCAAATGCCCGGCAGGCGTGACAACGACGGACGATAAATACCAGGAAGCCCTTGCTCCGGAAGAAAAACAATGGCGCGTCATGAACTATATCCTCCAGATGCGGGAAGGCCTCTTCTCCTTGGCCGCTGCTTGCGGTCTGAACAGCCCGCGTGAGTTCCGCCGGGAACATGTCGTGTTTATGACCGACAACGGCCATACGGACCGAGTCGTCGATTTGTATCCGTACCCGGAACCACTCTGA
- a CDS encoding DegT/DnrJ/EryC1/StrS family aminotransferase, translating to MDNKFYPVAVPVFNGNEKKYVMDCIDSTWISSAGKYINDFEHNFAAYCGTKYAISCSNGTTALHLALLAFGVGPGDEVIVPTVTFIATANAVVYCGATPVFIDSEPETWNLDPGKIENLITPRTKGIIPVHLYGHPADMDAVTEIAKKHGLFVLEDAAEALGAEYKGKRTGSLGDIATFSLFGNKIITTGEGGMITTDDERLANKMRTLRGQGIDPVRKYWFPVVGYNYRLTNLQAAVGCAQLENVDWHISERKRVAGLYLENLKDEPSLTLPVEMTWAKNVYWMFSIVLKDADEARRNEVMAQLKDDGIETRPFFYPMHVLPPYQDLQPHEQFPVANRITAQGFNVPTYGGLTEQDIRHICDRIKARVRGL from the coding sequence ATGGACAACAAATTTTATCCGGTTGCCGTACCCGTATTTAACGGAAATGAAAAAAAATATGTCATGGATTGCATCGATTCAACCTGGATCTCTTCTGCCGGAAAATATATTAACGATTTCGAGCACAATTTCGCTGCTTATTGCGGCACCAAATATGCTATCTCTTGCAGCAACGGAACTACCGCTCTTCATTTAGCGCTGCTTGCGTTTGGTGTAGGACCTGGCGATGAGGTCATCGTTCCGACCGTCACCTTTATCGCTACCGCTAACGCGGTTGTATACTGCGGGGCAACTCCTGTCTTTATCGATTCCGAGCCTGAGACATGGAACCTGGATCCCGGGAAGATCGAGAATCTGATCACACCCCGCACCAAGGGCATTATTCCGGTACATCTCTACGGCCACCCGGCCGATATGGATGCCGTCACCGAAATTGCCAAAAAGCATGGCTTGTTTGTCCTCGAGGATGCTGCGGAAGCGCTTGGCGCGGAGTATAAAGGGAAAAGAACGGGATCGCTTGGCGATATCGCAACCTTTAGCCTTTTTGGCAACAAAATCATTACGACCGGCGAGGGCGGCATGATAACGACCGACGATGAGCGGCTGGCGAACAAGATGCGTACGCTTCGCGGCCAAGGCATCGATCCGGTGCGCAAATATTGGTTCCCGGTTGTCGGTTACAACTACCGACTGACCAATCTGCAGGCAGCTGTCGGTTGTGCCCAGCTCGAGAATGTGGATTGGCATATCAGCGAGAGGAAAAGAGTCGCGGGACTCTATCTCGAAAATCTCAAAGATGAGCCTTCCCTCACTTTGCCTGTCGAAATGACTTGGGCGAAAAACGTGTATTGGATGTTCAGCATTGTTCTGAAAGATGCCGATGAAGCCCGAAGGAATGAAGTAATGGCTCAGCTTAAGGATGACGGCATCGAGACACGGCCTTTCTTTTACCCCATGCATGTTCTTCCGCCTTATCAAGACTTGCAGCCGCATGAACAATTTCCCGTTGCAAACCGTATTACCGCGCAAGGCTTTAACGTCCCTACTTACGGCGGACTAACCGAGCAGGATATTCGGCATATTTGCGACCGGATCAAAGCGCGTGTTCGCGGCTTGTAA
- a CDS encoding GNAT family N-acetyltransferase: MSQIRIECPAVYLREYAIDDLESLHALTWQPEIYEFLPGWNVSREQREEWFVHYELAENERFIKAVSEGGEVGDLRLRLGIIEKSSGEFIGWCCTGIKDELPDPEREIMYAISNKHRNKGYTTQAVKGMVEYLFQHTKIDSLVALAHIRNIASMRVIEKSGFNYKKMIKIEDESYQYYKTDKTR, translated from the coding sequence AGTACGCGATAGATGATCTGGAAAGCTTGCATGCCTTGACCTGGCAGCCGGAGATTTATGAATTTCTGCCGGGTTGGAACGTATCCAGGGAGCAAAGGGAAGAATGGTTTGTTCATTATGAACTGGCGGAGAACGAAAGGTTCATTAAGGCCGTATCGGAAGGCGGAGAGGTTGGCGATCTACGATTAAGACTGGGGATTATCGAAAAATCGAGCGGCGAATTTATTGGCTGGTGTTGTACGGGAATAAAAGACGAGCTGCCTGATCCGGAGCGGGAGATCATGTACGCGATTTCGAATAAGCACCGGAATAAAGGCTATACGACGCAAGCCGTGAAAGGAATGGTGGAGTACTTGTTTCAGCATACGAAAATCGACAGTTTAGTCGCGCTGGCCCATATCCGCAATATCGCCTCCATGCGGGTGATTGAGAAAAGCGGATTTAATTATAAGAAGATGATTAAGATCGAAGATGAGAGCTATCAGTATTACAAAACGGACAAAACCCGCTAG